In a single window of the Scylla paramamosain isolate STU-SP2022 unplaced genomic scaffold, ASM3559412v1 Contig23, whole genome shotgun sequence genome:
- the LOC135097498 gene encoding putative nuclease HARBI1 isoform X1: MALPKRHWRHCRTYASKCQQGLQVCVCTVLSDKSVQEIKMPPTHLDQRRTAHQFFRIKNFLRVIGAIDGSHIAMKGQSVDEALYLNWKRYHSL; encoded by the exons ATGGCCCTTCCAAAACGTCACTGGAGGCACTGCAG GACCTATGCAAGCAAGTGTCAGCAGGgtcttcaagtgtgtgtgtgcaccgtgTTGAGTGATAAGTCGGTGCAGGAAATCAAGATGCCTCCAACACACCTTGATCAAAGGAGAACTGCACACCAGTTCTTCAGGATTAAAAATTTCTTAAGGGTTATTGGGGCCATTGATG GCAGCCACATTGCCATGAAGGGCCAAAGTGTGGATGAGGCCCTCTACTTGAACTGGAAAAGGTATCACTCCCTCTGA
- the LOC135097498 gene encoding putative nuclease HARBI1 isoform X2 → MLLRTYASKCQQGLQVCVCTVLSDKSVQEIKMPPTHLDQRRTAHQFFRIKNFLRVIGAIDGSHIAMKGQSVDEALYLNWKRYHSL, encoded by the exons ATGTTACTAAG GACCTATGCAAGCAAGTGTCAGCAGGgtcttcaagtgtgtgtgtgcaccgtgTTGAGTGATAAGTCGGTGCAGGAAATCAAGATGCCTCCAACACACCTTGATCAAAGGAGAACTGCACACCAGTTCTTCAGGATTAAAAATTTCTTAAGGGTTATTGGGGCCATTGATG GCAGCCACATTGCCATGAAGGGCCAAAGTGTGGATGAGGCCCTCTACTTGAACTGGAAAAGGTATCACTCCCTCTGA